A window from Parafrankia irregularis encodes these proteins:
- a CDS encoding MFS transporter, with product MGSWRLRVFLGARVLSTLGDQVLQFAVPLIIYTATGSVSLAGLAFLVEWLPRLSSLPLAGVLSDRFGGRRVYAASDSVRAVACLLTALALASWPGHVFGLTAALMALCAFCYAQTFIALESTIPQLVPQKDLAKAQSVLQIINSGSGVFGPALGGLMLLWVSPTRLLWVSGVAFAVGACGVAALRGLGAPAAPATAAPAAAAPATAAPATRAAGVPVAGERAAGVPVDARRSVLGDLRVGVRSLAGAPILLSLVGLTMVANLMVGLAVATGAPLTIGHFHQRDAVFATLQITVGVFSIVTLLSMTWLLRRLSVYRIGVLSFLVSVAGVVLIGVAPLFPLYVLGYGLCLGMTGLFNVFIRVERLHWIAPAERGRVISLIVLLNQSTLPLAGGLVALVGAVLPVQVLFLAVAVLAWPAYALLLRPLAAQAMTARPAAPAVPVRAPVAT from the coding sequence ATGGGTAGCTGGCGGCTGCGGGTGTTCCTGGGCGCCCGCGTCCTGTCGACGCTGGGCGACCAGGTGCTCCAGTTCGCCGTGCCGCTGATCATCTACACCGCGACGGGCAGCGTGTCGCTGGCGGGCCTGGCGTTCCTGGTCGAATGGCTGCCGCGGCTGAGCTCCCTTCCGCTGGCCGGGGTGCTGTCCGACCGGTTCGGCGGACGTCGGGTCTACGCGGCCAGCGACAGCGTCCGGGCGGTGGCGTGCCTGCTCACCGCGCTGGCGCTGGCCAGCTGGCCGGGGCATGTGTTCGGGCTGACCGCGGCGCTCATGGCGCTGTGCGCGTTCTGCTACGCCCAGACGTTCATCGCGCTCGAGTCGACCATCCCGCAGCTGGTGCCGCAGAAGGACCTGGCGAAGGCCCAGAGCGTGCTGCAGATCATCAACAGCGGGTCCGGGGTCTTCGGGCCGGCCCTGGGCGGGCTGATGCTGCTCTGGGTGTCCCCGACGCGGCTGCTGTGGGTGAGCGGGGTGGCGTTCGCGGTGGGTGCGTGCGGTGTCGCCGCGCTGCGCGGCCTCGGCGCACCGGCCGCACCGGCCACGGCTGCACCGGCCGCGGCTGCACCGGCCACGGCCGCACCGGCCACGCGAGCCGCGGGCGTACCGGTCGCGGGTGAACGGGCCGCGGGCGTGCCGGTGGACGCGCGGCGCAGTGTGCTCGGCGACCTGCGGGTCGGCGTCCGCAGCCTGGCCGGGGCGCCGATCCTGCTGTCCCTGGTCGGGCTGACGATGGTCGCCAACCTGATGGTGGGTCTCGCCGTGGCCACCGGGGCACCCCTGACCATCGGCCACTTCCACCAGCGCGACGCGGTCTTCGCGACGCTGCAGATCACGGTCGGCGTGTTCTCGATCGTGACCCTGCTGTCGATGACCTGGCTGTTGCGGCGCCTGTCCGTCTACCGGATCGGCGTGCTGTCCTTCCTGGTCAGCGTTGCCGGGGTGGTCCTCATCGGGGTCGCCCCGCTGTTCCCGCTGTATGTGCTCGGCTATGGTCTGTGCCTCGGCATGACCGGGCTGTTCAACGTCTTCATCCGGGTCGAGCGGCTGCACTGGATCGCCCCGGCGGAACGGGGCCGCGTCATCAGCCTGATCGTGCTGCTGAACCAGAGCACACTGCCCCTGGCCGGCGGGCTGGTCGCGCTGGTCGGCGCGGTGCTGCCCGTGCAGGTGCTGTTCCTCGCCGTCGCGGTGCTGGCCTGGCCCGCCTATGCGCTGCTGTTGCGCCCGCTGGCCGCGCAGGCCATGACGGCCCGCCCGGCCGCCCCGGCCGTGCCGGTGCGAGCACCGGTGGCGACGTGA
- a CDS encoding DUF11 domain-containing protein has translation MAASPTVSPSTSPPGTSPPGVPPLVAARLLGALGAGAFAVAASVLMPFGALAATAATPTPDQRQSGPSLTITVDDGSAAVREGDRRTYTTTIRNIGTTDAEDLVVTLSLPPGTRVDSADGDAFVDDSVVWQADIPRGQTSTFVASLKVGQVPPNQLRLAVVSCVALEDADRPVVCAADSDVLPSAAATDAAHRDDRSDGVIGPLGLAASLATLGGVLVLGVGAALAGRRLLHRRRLVTTGEVTTGEATGGEVTGGGAALSQDRIVARETVEVPAQPAAPDDAWDRSVDHGAVPHPRR, from the coding sequence ATGGCCGCTTCCCCCACCGTTTCCCCCAGCACGTCCCCACCCGGCACGTCCCCACCCGGCGTGCCGCCGCTCGTCGCGGCCCGCCTCCTCGGCGCACTGGGCGCGGGCGCGTTCGCCGTCGCCGCGTCCGTCCTCATGCCCTTCGGGGCGCTGGCCGCGACGGCCGCCACCCCAACGCCCGACCAGCGACAGAGCGGCCCGAGCCTGACGATCACGGTCGACGACGGCAGCGCCGCCGTCAGGGAAGGCGACCGGCGGACCTACACCACCACGATCCGCAACATCGGCACCACCGACGCGGAGGATCTGGTCGTCACCCTGTCCCTGCCACCGGGAACCCGGGTCGACTCGGCCGACGGCGATGCCTTCGTCGACGACAGCGTCGTCTGGCAGGCCGACATACCGCGTGGGCAGACGTCCACTTTCGTCGCTTCGCTCAAGGTGGGACAGGTACCGCCCAACCAGCTCCGGCTGGCGGTGGTCTCCTGCGTCGCACTCGAGGACGCGGACAGACCGGTCGTCTGCGCGGCCGACTCCGACGTGCTGCCGTCCGCCGCCGCCACCGACGCCGCGCACCGGGACGATCGGTCCGACGGGGTCATCGGCCCGCTTGGCCTGGCCGCGTCGCTGGCCACGCTGGGCGGGGTTCTGGTGCTCGGGGTCGGGGCCGCACTCGCAGGCCGGCGGCTCCTTCACCGCCGCCGGCTCGTGACCACCGGTGAGGTGACCACCGGTGAGGCGACCGGCGGCGAGGTGACCGGCGGCGGGGCAGCCCTTTCCCAGGACCGGATCGTGGCCCGCGAGACCGTCGAGGTTCCCGCCCAGCCAGCCGCCCCGGACGATGCCTGGGACCGTTCCGTCGACCACGGCGCTGTCCCGCATCCGAGGCGATAG
- a CDS encoding ATP-grasp domain-containing protein: MSTACFVLTGYNNTRVYDVAKLRDLCHQEYRARLVLVTDQPKPQDAAAADLVIAAPLSPLDQPNLPGLPGLPGLDDGSDEPPPDAAAVAGQVAARLDRHDLRPIGVLPFSDRGVVLGAHLAARFGLPGAEPARAALGLDKHRFRAVEAASADHPTGYTPLRSLVVHSLAEFEAAVARFGGTAFVKPTSEGNSRGCQHVPDLAACPALWAALQPYHDRGVMVETLVTGAREYSWDFVGGARWLTEKRTTSGRFRAEFQQIVPAPLDEVQTALLDQGGAHVRQLVSPSNGAFHTELFLLEQGVAAVETNLRPGGMHIWDLARLAFPGFDPWREWLRWSTTGAVVHSRPQAQAVSGIRMLRAPRDGVVVSVPDVAAVADELGIPLHDGELRAAPGQRVRTEIADNAGFVGQIILVADDAATLLDRLDRLSDAVEERIDVDVDGRVGRGHG, from the coding sequence ATGAGCACCGCGTGCTTCGTCCTCACCGGCTACAACAACACCCGCGTCTACGACGTCGCGAAGCTGCGCGACCTGTGCCACCAGGAGTACCGGGCGAGGCTCGTCCTGGTCACGGACCAGCCGAAGCCGCAGGACGCCGCCGCCGCCGACCTCGTGATCGCCGCCCCTCTGAGCCCGCTCGACCAGCCCAACCTGCCTGGCCTGCCTGGCCTGCCCGGTCTGGACGACGGATCGGATGAGCCGCCGCCGGATGCGGCCGCCGTGGCCGGGCAGGTCGCCGCGCGGCTGGACCGCCACGACCTGCGGCCGATCGGCGTGCTGCCGTTCTCCGACCGGGGCGTCGTGCTGGGGGCGCACCTGGCGGCGCGGTTCGGGCTGCCCGGCGCCGAGCCGGCCCGGGCGGCGCTCGGCCTCGACAAGCACCGGTTCCGTGCGGTCGAGGCCGCGTCCGCCGACCATCCGACCGGCTACACGCCGCTGCGCAGCCTGGTCGTCCACTCGCTGGCCGAGTTCGAGGCCGCCGTCGCCCGCTTCGGCGGCACGGCGTTCGTCAAGCCGACCAGCGAGGGCAACAGCCGAGGCTGCCAGCATGTGCCGGACCTCGCCGCCTGCCCGGCCCTGTGGGCGGCCCTGCAGCCGTACCACGACCGTGGCGTGATGGTGGAGACACTGGTGACCGGCGCCCGCGAGTACAGCTGGGACTTCGTCGGCGGCGCGCGCTGGCTGACGGAGAAGCGCACCACCTCGGGCCGGTTCCGCGCCGAGTTCCAGCAGATCGTGCCGGCGCCGCTGGACGAGGTGCAGACCGCCCTGCTCGACCAGGGCGGCGCGCACGTCCGGCAGCTGGTGTCCCCGTCCAACGGGGCCTTCCACACCGAGCTGTTCCTGTTGGAGCAGGGGGTGGCGGCGGTCGAGACCAACCTGCGCCCCGGCGGCATGCACATCTGGGACCTGGCCAGGCTCGCCTTCCCCGGCTTCGATCCCTGGCGGGAATGGCTGCGCTGGTCGACCACCGGTGCGGTGGTGCACAGCCGGCCGCAGGCCCAGGCGGTGAGCGGCATCCGGATGCTGCGCGCGCCGCGGGACGGCGTCGTCGTCTCGGTCCCGGACGTCGCGGCCGTGGCGGACGAGCTCGGCATCCCGCTGCACGACGGGGAGCTCCGCGCGGCGCCCGGGCAGCGGGTACGCACCGAGATCGCGGACAACGCCGGCTTCGTCGGCCAGATCATCCTGGTCGCCGACGACGCCGCGACGCTGTTGGACCGCCTCGACCGGCTCAGCGATGCCGTCGAGGAACGGATCGACGTCGACGTCGACGGCCGGGTGGGGCGGGGTCATGGGTAG